In Pedobacter sp. W3I1, one DNA window encodes the following:
- a CDS encoding AtpZ/AtpI family protein: MENPKEEDTKKKVNAAAKYSAIGFQMIATIGLLTFVGYKIDEHRNSKTNLITAAFALAGVGIALYQAIRQATKL, translated from the coding sequence ATGGAAAATCCGAAAGAAGAAGATACTAAGAAAAAGGTAAATGCAGCCGCTAAATATTCTGCTATTGGCTTCCAAATGATTGCTACCATTGGTTTGCTTACTTTTGTAGGGTACAAGATCGATGAGCACAGAAACAGTAAAACTAACTTAATTACTGCTGCTTTTGCTTTGGCAGGGGTGGGGATTGCATTATATCAGGCGATTAGGCAGGCCACTAAGCTGTAA
- the atpH gene encoding ATP synthase F1 subunit delta, with the protein MSEIKVASRYAKSLIDLAVENNDLETSYNDMVLFKKVVDETPELEAILKNPIVPLDKKTGILNGIFADKVSKLTISFFKIVVSKGRSAILFATAKQFIQQYNLIKGIVTADVTTASALSPAAKEQIVAIVKRELNANQVIVNEKINEKLIGGFILKVGDKQFDASIASGLSKLKKEFAQ; encoded by the coding sequence ATGTCAGAAATTAAAGTTGCAAGCAGATACGCCAAATCATTAATAGACTTAGCCGTTGAAAACAACGACTTAGAAACTTCTTATAATGATATGGTTTTGTTTAAAAAAGTGGTTGATGAAACCCCTGAACTAGAAGCAATATTAAAAAACCCGATTGTACCTTTAGATAAAAAGACTGGTATTTTGAACGGTATTTTTGCTGATAAAGTAAGTAAACTAACCATCTCGTTTTTCAAGATTGTGGTGAGCAAAGGTCGTTCGGCGATTTTATTTGCTACAGCAAAACAGTTTATACAACAATATAACTTAATTAAAGGTATTGTTACTGCTGACGTAACGACTGCAAGTGCATTAAGCCCTGCAGCTAAAGAGCAGATTGTTGCGATTGTAAAAAGAGAATTAAACGCCAACCAGGTTATTGTTAACGAGAAAATTAATGAGAAATTAATTGGTGGTTTTATATTAAAAGTTGGCGATAAGCAATTTGATGCAAGTATTGCCAGCGGTTTAAGTAAACTTAAAAAAGAATTTGCGCAGTAA
- the atpA gene encoding F0F1 ATP synthase subunit alpha — protein sequence MVEVRPDEVSAIIRQQLAGFKSETELEEVGTVLQVGDGIARVYGLTKVQSGELVEFANGLQGIVLNLEEDNVGVVLLGASDEIKEGDTIKRTKKIASIKVGEGMLGRVVNTLGEPLDGKGPILGETYEMPLERKAPGVIYRQPVNEPLQTGIKAIDAMIPIGRGQRELVIGDRQIGKTAVCIDTIINQKEFYEAGQPVFCIYVAIGQKNSTVANIVRTLEENGALPYTVVVAASAADPAPMQFYAPFAGAAIGEFFRDTGRPALIVYDDLSKQAVAYREVSLLLRRPPGREAYPGDVFYLHSRLLERAAKINSNDDIAKAMNDLPESIRHIVKGGGSLTALPIIETQAGDVSAYIPTNVISITDGQIFLESNLFNSGIRPAINVGISVSRVGGNAQIKSMKKVAGTLKLDQAQYRELEAFSKFGSDLDAATKSVLDKGARNVQMLKQAQFTPFTVEKQVAIVYAGTKNLMRSVPVDKVKEFETEYLTQLEMRHPETLAALKAGKFDDTITGVLDTVAKEISSKY from the coding sequence ATGGTAGAGGTAAGACCAGACGAAGTATCGGCAATTATCAGACAGCAATTGGCGGGCTTCAAATCAGAAACCGAACTGGAAGAAGTTGGTACCGTGCTGCAAGTGGGCGATGGTATTGCCCGTGTTTACGGTTTAACTAAAGTTCAATCGGGAGAATTAGTTGAATTTGCAAACGGCCTGCAAGGTATTGTATTAAACCTTGAAGAAGATAACGTTGGTGTGGTACTTTTGGGTGCTTCTGACGAGATCAAAGAAGGTGATACGATTAAACGTACAAAAAAAATTGCCTCTATTAAAGTTGGTGAAGGTATGCTTGGGCGCGTAGTGAACACTTTAGGTGAGCCTTTAGATGGTAAAGGACCAATCTTAGGTGAAACTTACGAGATGCCTTTAGAGCGTAAAGCACCAGGTGTAATTTATCGTCAACCGGTAAATGAGCCTTTACAAACTGGTATTAAAGCAATCGATGCAATGATTCCAATCGGTCGTGGTCAACGTGAGTTGGTTATTGGCGATCGTCAGATTGGTAAAACTGCTGTTTGTATCGATACCATTATTAACCAAAAAGAATTTTATGAAGCAGGCCAGCCTGTGTTCTGTATTTATGTTGCTATCGGTCAGAAAAACTCTACTGTAGCTAACATTGTACGTACATTAGAAGAAAACGGCGCTTTACCATATACAGTTGTTGTTGCTGCTTCGGCTGCAGATCCTGCTCCAATGCAGTTTTATGCTCCGTTTGCAGGTGCTGCAATTGGCGAGTTTTTCCGTGATACAGGTAGACCAGCTTTAATTGTTTATGATGATTTATCTAAACAAGCTGTTGCTTACCGTGAAGTATCTTTATTACTTCGTCGTCCACCGGGCCGTGAAGCTTATCCAGGTGACGTTTTCTACTTACACAGTCGTTTGTTAGAAAGAGCTGCGAAAATCAACTCTAATGATGATATCGCTAAAGCAATGAACGATCTACCTGAATCTATCAGACATATCGTTAAAGGTGGTGGTTCATTAACTGCATTACCAATTATCGAAACTCAGGCAGGTGACGTATCAGCATATATCCCAACCAACGTAATCTCGATTACTGATGGTCAGATCTTCTTAGAGTCGAACTTGTTCAACTCAGGTATCCGTCCGGCAATTAACGTAGGTATCTCGGTATCACGTGTAGGTGGTAATGCGCAGATCAAATCGATGAAAAAAGTAGCAGGTACATTAAAATTAGACCAGGCTCAATACCGTGAGTTAGAGGCTTTCTCTAAATTCGGTTCTGATTTAGATGCTGCAACGAAATCGGTTTTAGATAAGGGTGCACGTAACGTACAAATGTTAAAACAAGCTCAGTTTACTCCTTTTACAGTTGAAAAACAAGTGGCTATTGTTTATGCAGGTACTAAAAACTTAATGCGTAGCGTACCGGTTGATAAAGTAAAAGAATTCGAAACTGAATATTTAACTCAATTGGAAATGCGTCATCCAGAAACTTTAGCGGCATTAAAAGCTGGTAAATTTGATGATACCATTACTGGCGTTTTAGATACAGTAGCAAAAGAGATTTCAAGTAAATACTAA
- a CDS encoding F0F1 ATP synthase subunit B, with protein sequence MELVTPSIGLVFWTSLAFICLLILLRKFAWKPILGAIHEREQSIDEALNKAELAKQEMARLTSQNQDLMQQARAERDEILKEAKTLKDGILNEAKKQAQVEGAKLIEKAKIEIENQKKAALAEVKDQVSSLSLEIAERVLRTQLDDKTKQETLVANLLKDVELN encoded by the coding sequence ATGGAATTAGTAACCCCAAGCATAGGATTGGTTTTTTGGACATCATTGGCATTCATCTGCTTATTGATATTACTTAGAAAATTTGCATGGAAACCTATTTTAGGTGCTATTCACGAACGTGAGCAAAGCATTGATGAGGCACTTAACAAAGCTGAATTGGCCAAACAAGAAATGGCTCGTTTAACCAGCCAGAATCAAGATTTGATGCAGCAAGCTCGTGCAGAACGTGATGAAATTTTGAAGGAAGCTAAAACCTTAAAAGATGGTATCTTAAACGAAGCTAAAAAACAAGCTCAGGTTGAAGGTGCTAAATTGATCGAGAAAGCTAAAATCGAAATCGAGAACCAAAAGAAAGCAGCTTTGGCTGAAGTTAAAGACCAGGTTTCTTCTTTATCGTTAGAGATTGCAGAACGTGTTTTACGTACTCAATTAGATGATAAAACTAAACAAGAAACGCTAGTAGCTAACTTGTTAAAAGACGTTGAATTAAACTAA
- the atpE gene encoding ATP synthase F0 subunit C, with the protein MVGSIAAIGAGLAVIGAGIGIGQVGGKAMEGIARQPEAASKIQTAMIIAAALIEGAALFGVVVALLGLNG; encoded by the coding sequence ATGGTAGGTTCAATCGCGGCAATTGGTGCCGGTTTAGCAGTAATCGGTGCAGGTATCGGTATCGGTCAAGTAGGTGGTAAAGCAATGGAAGGTATTGCTCGTCAACCAGAGGCTGCATCAAAAATTCAGACTGCAATGATTATCGCTGCTGCCCTTATTGAGGGTGCTGCTTTATTCGGTGTAGTAGTTGCATTATTAGGCTTAAACGGTTAA
- the atpG gene encoding ATP synthase F1 subunit gamma, which translates to MANLKEVRNRIASVQSTQQITKAMKMVSAAKLKRATNAIIALRPYATKLKEILSNLSASLEGSSSPFIQEREPNKVLIVTVSSNRGLAGAFNMNVIKAANNLIAEKYSEQLKNGNVSIISIGKKTQDFYEKRNYNVIGNNNEVYAALTFENVTKITDAIMAGFIKGEFDKVEVVYNRFKNAAVQFITTEQLLPLPKAEETKVETKTTNVDYILEPSQEEIVEQLIPKSVKIQLYKAVLDSHASEHGARMTSMDKATENAGELLKALKLSYNQARQAAITTELTEIVSGAAALNG; encoded by the coding sequence ATGGCTAATTTAAAAGAAGTAAGAAACCGGATTGCATCGGTACAATCAACACAGCAGATTACCAAAGCTATGAAAATGGTTTCGGCTGCCAAGTTGAAACGTGCTACCAATGCAATTATCGCTTTACGTCCTTATGCAACTAAACTGAAAGAGATTTTAAGTAATCTATCAGCAAGTTTAGAAGGGTCTTCATCGCCTTTTATACAAGAGCGTGAACCTAATAAGGTTTTAATTGTAACAGTATCATCTAACCGTGGTTTGGCTGGTGCTTTTAACATGAACGTGATTAAAGCGGCCAACAATTTAATTGCTGAGAAATATAGCGAACAGTTGAAAAACGGTAATGTAAGTATTATTTCTATCGGTAAGAAAACTCAGGATTTTTACGAAAAACGTAATTATAACGTAATCGGTAATAATAATGAAGTGTATGCTGCTTTAACTTTCGAAAACGTAACCAAAATTACCGATGCCATTATGGCCGGTTTTATTAAAGGTGAGTTTGATAAAGTGGAGGTTGTTTACAATCGTTTTAAAAATGCAGCCGTTCAATTTATTACTACTGAGCAGTTGTTGCCTTTACCAAAAGCAGAAGAAACAAAGGTTGAAACTAAAACCACCAATGTTGATTACATTCTAGAACCTTCGCAGGAAGAGATTGTAGAACAATTGATTCCTAAATCTGTTAAAATTCAGTTATACAAAGCCGTTTTAGATTCTCACGCTTCTGAGCACGGTGCACGTATGACATCAATGGATAAAGCAACTGAAAACGCTGGAGAGTTGTTGAAAGCCTTAAAACTTTCGTACAACCAGGCACGTCAGGCAGCAATTACAACTGAGTTAACTGAGATTGTAAGTGGTGCAGCAGCATTAAACGGATAG
- the atpB gene encoding F0F1 ATP synthase subunit A translates to MDCNRVFVSKVKRLTIVFALLIAFLSIKIDTFAQVDSAVVPVDSVVAGSAEAVSGEHGAAKHGEEKFEPTKVIMEHIADSHMWHLWGHTSLPLPVILYTANGLEFFSSGHFHHGKQDYNGKYNNYRLEEDHIKVVGADGKIDEEASKSVLDFSITKNVAAMFVAIFVILVIFISVAASYRKRVGKAPKGLQSFVEPIIVFVRDDIAKPNIGHKYAKFMPYLLTTFFFILFNNLFGLIPIFPGGANVTGNIALTFVMALGTLIIVNINGNKYYWKHIFKPDVPFWLYPIMIPVELIGIISKPFALMVRLFANITAGHIIVLSLISLIFIFETLAIAPVSVAFVLFMDVLELLVAFLQAFIFTLLTALFIGMAVEEHH, encoded by the coding sequence ATGGATTGTAACCGAGTTTTTGTGTCTAAAGTTAAAAGGCTAACTATTGTTTTTGCGCTTTTAATCGCGTTTTTATCTATCAAAATTGATACTTTCGCTCAGGTTGATAGCGCTGTTGTTCCTGTTGATAGTGTTGTGGCCGGATCTGCCGAAGCCGTTTCTGGTGAGCATGGTGCTGCTAAACATGGTGAAGAAAAATTCGAGCCAACTAAAGTGATCATGGAGCACATTGCCGATTCTCATATGTGGCACCTTTGGGGACATACTTCATTACCTCTTCCGGTAATTTTATATACCGCTAACGGTTTAGAGTTTTTCTCTTCTGGTCATTTCCATCATGGTAAACAAGATTATAACGGTAAATACAATAACTATCGTTTAGAGGAAGACCATATTAAAGTGGTTGGCGCTGATGGAAAAATCGACGAGGAAGCAAGTAAATCTGTTTTAGATTTCTCAATTACTAAAAACGTTGCAGCAATGTTCGTTGCTATTTTTGTAATACTTGTAATATTTATTTCAGTGGCAGCTTCCTATCGTAAACGTGTAGGTAAAGCACCAAAAGGTTTACAATCTTTTGTAGAACCAATTATTGTTTTTGTAAGAGACGATATTGCTAAACCGAACATCGGTCATAAATACGCTAAGTTTATGCCTTATTTGTTGACTACGTTTTTCTTCATTTTATTCAACAACTTATTTGGTTTGATTCCAATTTTCCCAGGTGGCGCTAACGTTACGGGTAACATTGCGCTTACTTTTGTAATGGCACTTGGAACTTTAATCATCGTTAATATTAATGGTAACAAATATTACTGGAAACACATTTTTAAACCAGATGTTCCTTTTTGGTTATATCCGATTATGATCCCTGTTGAATTAATTGGTATCATTTCCAAGCCATTTGCTTTAATGGTTCGTTTATTCGCAAACATAACCGCAGGCCACATTATCGTATTAAGTTTAATATCCTTAATTTTTATTTTCGAAACATTGGCTATTGCGCCGGTTTCTGTCGCATTCGTTTTATTTATGGATGTGTTAGAGTTACTGGTAGCATTTTTACAAGCCTTTATTTTTACATTATTAACTGCCTTGTTTATAGGTATGGCAGTAGAAGAGCATCATTAA
- a CDS encoding gliding motility protein produces the protein MKNYANKHLNPFFIFFSVLLIYGCVANKDTAVDRRFQNLTARYNYIYNSNVLLTEYNESLLQSYADNYEKTLPVYLDPEPQVNLVLTPGIANKQLDDVITKGQTVINDKSFSNYIDDAYMLLGRANYLKSNYFIASEYFDYTAKTYNSVLKTFIMAMNWKARSQMQLNNMVLADKIIDTMLRASDQLKKDLAEPLATAAQMRIYQKRYKEAILFLESAIALPAEKQLRIRWRFILAQLQEKEKNLQDAYANFTKVEKSNAPFEMYFHANLNRIKLRALLSGVKLNKEEQLLALLKDDKNFDYTDQIYYQVGELFSAEGNFVKAEENYHKSILKSTRNQNQKALSYLRIADLNFKEFNNYIKAKLYYDSTVMILPKNFPDYDNIVKKADNLKYLTDRYTLIAKEDTAQAIAKLPAGEREAKVKAYLTPKVEVSNTGGVISNQYLNDPDFPNQSLNASNKIAGNTFYFNNNAAISNGFGDFKKRWGNRQLEDNWRQSTRSSAQETNQVLAGGNVATEIKPANGETNQTAQDQTSLEKQFLDGLPTTPALLATSDQKIIDAYFEIASFYQQELNDKPEANKIYLELIKRYPDNNHLAAIYYSLYLNYKSADETKSDQYKQLVLTKFPESNFARNILDPSYSAKQTEMENIAINNYNVAFDAYAKKDYANVVKQANDNITAFPNNDLAPQYAYLKAIAIGRTAKVDSLLTEFNQITTLYPNDKIITPLVRDHLKYIEANLEEFKQRPVALVDFDANAPRFVSQATPIAVPTKPLVTDNATVKSAEPAPVAKPVEVKPADPTKPASIFSAAKSEEYYYVIDVADATLTLSSSRFGIGQFNRGNYPDNDLEHKLVELDNDQLIYITSFIDLEDAKLYESSITGQLKNIMKVPANLYKGFIISKENFEKLTDRSRINEYLEFLKDNYK, from the coding sequence TTGAAAAATTACGCTAACAAACACTTAAATCCCTTCTTCATCTTTTTTAGTGTCCTCCTTATATATGGCTGTGTCGCAAATAAAGATACAGCAGTAGATCGTAGGTTTCAGAACTTAACGGCAAGGTATAACTATATCTACAACTCCAATGTTTTACTAACGGAATACAATGAAAGCCTACTGCAAAGTTATGCAGATAATTATGAAAAAACCCTGCCCGTTTACCTCGATCCTGAGCCTCAGGTGAATTTGGTGCTTACACCAGGAATAGCCAATAAACAGCTTGATGATGTAATTACGAAAGGACAAACCGTTATCAACGATAAAAGTTTTAGTAATTATATTGATGATGCCTATATGCTTTTAGGCAGGGCAAATTACTTAAAAAGCAACTATTTTATTGCTTCAGAATACTTTGATTATACGGCAAAAACCTATAACAGCGTCCTGAAAACTTTCATTATGGCCATGAACTGGAAAGCACGTAGCCAAATGCAATTAAACAATATGGTACTTGCCGATAAAATCATCGACACCATGTTACGCGCTTCTGATCAATTAAAAAAAGACCTGGCAGAGCCTTTGGCTACTGCCGCTCAGATGCGCATTTATCAGAAACGTTATAAGGAAGCCATCCTGTTTTTAGAATCGGCAATTGCACTCCCAGCCGAAAAACAGCTTCGTATACGCTGGCGTTTTATCCTTGCGCAGTTGCAGGAAAAAGAAAAGAATCTTCAGGATGCCTATGCTAACTTTACCAAAGTAGAAAAAAGCAACGCCCCTTTCGAAATGTATTTTCATGCCAATTTAAACCGCATTAAACTACGTGCATTGTTAAGCGGCGTAAAACTGAACAAGGAAGAACAGCTTCTGGCTTTGTTAAAAGATGATAAAAATTTCGATTATACCGATCAGATCTATTACCAGGTTGGAGAGCTTTTCTCTGCTGAAGGAAACTTTGTAAAAGCTGAAGAGAATTACCATAAATCGATTTTAAAAAGCACAAGAAACCAAAATCAAAAGGCATTATCTTATTTAAGAATTGCTGATTTAAACTTTAAAGAGTTTAATAACTACATCAAAGCAAAACTGTACTACGATAGTACGGTAATGATTTTACCTAAAAACTTTCCTGATTACGACAACATTGTTAAGAAGGCCGATAACCTGAAATATTTAACCGATAGGTACACCCTTATTGCTAAAGAAGACACTGCCCAGGCTATTGCTAAACTTCCGGCAGGCGAGCGTGAGGCTAAGGTTAAAGCTTATTTAACACCGAAAGTTGAGGTGAGCAATACTGGAGGAGTAATCAGCAACCAGTATTTAAACGACCCCGATTTCCCTAATCAATCGTTAAATGCTTCGAACAAAATTGCCGGAAATACCTTTTATTTTAACAATAATGCTGCAATAAGCAATGGCTTTGGAGATTTTAAGAAACGTTGGGGCAACAGGCAGCTGGAAGATAACTGGAGGCAAAGCACCCGGTCTTCTGCTCAGGAAACCAATCAGGTTCTGGCTGGTGGAAATGTAGCCACAGAAATAAAGCCCGCAAATGGAGAAACCAATCAGACTGCACAGGATCAAACTTCGTTAGAAAAACAGTTTTTAGATGGCCTGCCTACTACTCCGGCTTTATTAGCAACATCTGATCAGAAAATTATTGATGCTTATTTCGAAATTGCCAGTTTTTATCAACAGGAACTGAACGATAAACCAGAAGCAAACAAGATATACCTGGAATTGATTAAAAGATATCCTGACAATAATCATTTAGCTGCCATTTACTACAGTTTATACCTTAATTATAAAAGTGCTGATGAGACAAAATCAGATCAGTACAAACAGTTGGTGCTTACGAAATTCCCGGAATCTAATTTTGCCAGAAACATTTTGGATCCATCCTATTCGGCTAAACAAACTGAAATGGAGAACATTGCCATCAACAATTACAATGTAGCCTTTGATGCCTATGCGAAAAAAGATTATGCAAATGTGGTAAAACAGGCTAACGATAACATTACTGCTTTCCCTAATAATGATCTGGCACCCCAGTATGCCTATTTAAAAGCAATTGCTATTGGCCGTACAGCAAAGGTTGATTCCCTTCTTACCGAATTTAACCAGATTACCACACTTTATCCAAACGATAAAATTATTACTCCACTGGTACGCGATCATTTAAAATACATTGAAGCAAACCTCGAGGAATTTAAACAAAGGCCGGTTGCCCTTGTCGATTTTGATGCCAATGCACCACGTTTTGTGAGCCAGGCTACGCCAATTGCCGTTCCAACAAAACCTTTAGTAACCGATAATGCCACTGTAAAATCAGCAGAGCCTGCTCCTGTAGCTAAGCCTGTTGAGGTTAAGCCAGCGGATCCTACCAAACCGGCAAGCATTTTCAGCGCAGCTAAATCAGAAGAATACTATTATGTAATAGACGTTGCCGACGCAACCTTAACCTTAAGTTCATCACGTTTTGGAATAGGTCAATTTAACCGGGGTAATTATCCTGATAATGATTTGGAACATAAATTGGTAGAGTTAGATAACGATCAGCTGAT
- a CDS encoding 5'-nucleotidase, lipoprotein e(P4) family, translating into MKKYLFIIISFLLPLVAAAQNPARDYTNAVLWQQTSGEYRALCFQAYNFARLSLKEALWADTSKKPNCVIVDIDETVLDNSAFQGYEIKKGLSYNPADWTEWTNLAQADTVPGALAFLKFAASKHIEIFYVSNRDEKDYAATLKNLQHFGFPFADDAHLVVSKGTSNKEPRRQKINETHNILLLCGDNLSDFSNVFYRENKNTFEQVNANQNLFGAKYIVLPNPMYGDWEKPLYQGEKLSDKDKAKQRFERLKSY; encoded by the coding sequence ATGAAAAAATACCTGTTCATCATTATATCATTTTTGCTACCACTTGTAGCTGCAGCTCAAAATCCAGCGAGAGATTATACCAATGCTGTGCTTTGGCAGCAAACTTCGGGCGAGTATAGGGCCTTATGTTTTCAGGCCTATAACTTTGCCCGTTTATCATTAAAAGAAGCATTATGGGCCGATACCAGCAAAAAGCCAAATTGTGTGATTGTTGATATTGACGAAACCGTGTTAGATAATTCTGCTTTTCAAGGCTATGAAATTAAAAAAGGTTTAAGCTACAATCCTGCAGATTGGACAGAATGGACAAATCTGGCTCAGGCCGATACCGTTCCGGGTGCTTTGGCTTTTTTAAAGTTTGCAGCATCAAAGCATATCGAAATTTTTTATGTGAGTAACCGCGATGAAAAGGATTATGCAGCAACGCTGAAAAACCTGCAGCACTTTGGATTTCCTTTTGCTGATGATGCGCATTTAGTGGTTTCGAAAGGAACCTCCAATAAAGAGCCCCGCCGCCAAAAAATTAATGAAACGCATAATATTCTCCTGTTATGTGGCGATAATTTAAGCGATTTCAGTAATGTTTTTTATCGCGAAAATAAAAATACCTTTGAACAGGTAAACGCAAATCAGAACCTATTTGGAGCAAAGTATATCGTATTACCAAACCCAATGTACGGCGATTGGGAAAAGCCTTTGTATCAGGGAGAAAAACTCAGTGATAAAGATAAAGCAAAACAAAGATTTGAACGATTAAAAAGTTACTAA
- a CDS encoding ATP-binding protein: protein MIIRKQLDYAFARLFKGKAFIIFGPRQTGKTTFVEQLLARVDKKTLYLNGDDADVRETLAKPNATQIAQMLGDYEVLFIDEAQRINDVGLLIKIIVDRFKSVQVIATGSSAFELSGKINEPLTGRKYEMMLLPFSYAELVNDTDFLTEERSLEQRLIYGSYPEIINDPHNAEEHLKLLADSYLYKDLFALEEVKKPLLFEKIVKALALQIGSEVNFSELAQLVKADQKTVDKYINLLEKSFVIFTLPAFAGNVRNEIKKNKKIYFYDTGIVNAITRNFNPIANRNDVGALFENYMIAERIKFLHQHQMEADCFFWRTTQQQEIDYIEKTKGKFLAVEFKWSERGKNKIPVTFTQAYPEAETLILSKSERGSFLNG, encoded by the coding sequence ATGATTATAAGAAAACAGTTGGATTATGCTTTTGCAAGGCTTTTTAAAGGAAAAGCTTTTATCATATTTGGCCCAAGGCAAACAGGCAAAACTACTTTTGTTGAACAATTGTTGGCTAGAGTGGATAAAAAGACTTTATACCTCAATGGAGACGATGCAGATGTGAGGGAAACGCTGGCTAAACCTAACGCCACGCAGATTGCGCAAATGCTTGGTGATTATGAGGTTCTTTTTATAGATGAAGCCCAACGTATAAATGATGTAGGTTTATTGATTAAAATTATTGTAGACCGTTTTAAAAGCGTTCAGGTCATCGCTACAGGTTCATCAGCTTTTGAGTTATCAGGTAAAATTAATGAACCTTTAACGGGACGGAAATACGAGATGATGCTATTGCCTTTTTCATATGCCGAATTGGTAAACGATACCGACTTCCTTACTGAAGAAAGATCACTGGAGCAGCGCTTGATTTACGGTTCTTATCCCGAAATAATTAATGATCCGCATAATGCTGAAGAACATTTAAAACTACTTGCAGATAGTTATTTATATAAAGATCTATTTGCTTTAGAAGAAGTTAAAAAGCCCTTACTGTTCGAAAAAATAGTAAAGGCTTTGGCTTTGCAGATCGGTAGCGAGGTTAATTTCTCTGAACTGGCGCAGCTGGTTAAAGCAGATCAAAAAACGGTAGATAAATACATCAATTTGCTCGAAAAGTCCTTTGTGATTTTTACTTTACCGGCCTTTGCAGGTAATGTGCGAAATGAAATCAAAAAGAATAAGAAAATCTATTTTTATGATACCGGCATTGTAAACGCCATTACGCGGAATTTTAACCCAATAGCTAACAGAAATGATGTTGGTGCATTGTTTGAAAATTATATGATTGCTGAGCGGATAAAGTTTTTGCATCAGCATCAAATGGAAGCAGATTGCTTTTTTTGGCGCACTACACAGCAGCAAGAAATTGATTATATTGAAAAAACGAAAGGGAAATTTTTAGCTGTTGAGTTTAAATGGAGCGAAAGAGGTAAAAATAAAATCCCTGTAACTTTTACGCAAGCTTATCCGGAAGCAGAAACGCTAATCTTATCAAAATCGGAAAGAGGAAGTTTTTTGAATGGTTAA